One Blattabacterium cuenoti DNA window includes the following coding sequences:
- the rpe gene encoding ribulose-phosphate 3-epimerase yields MKKIIAPSLLSADLAFLYREIEMLNESESDWFHIDIMDSSFVSNISFGALFTKYVKKYASKPMDVHLMILHPELYIEQFKECGADHLHIHYEACIHLNRTIFSIKKYGMKVGVAVNPHTPVILLKDIIKDIDFVLIMSVNPGFSGQKFISQTYQKLKDTKDLILKKDSSALIEVDGGVNLENASLLFKNGADILVAGTTIFSNSNPKKIIHKMKSSFENK; encoded by the coding sequence ATGAAAAAAATTATAGCTCCATCTTTACTTTCAGCAGATTTAGCTTTTTTATATAGAGAAATAGAAATGTTAAATGAAAGTGAATCGGACTGGTTTCATATTGATATTATGGACTCTTCTTTTGTTTCTAATATTTCTTTTGGAGCATTGTTTACAAAATATGTAAAAAAATATGCCTCCAAACCAATGGATGTCCATTTAATGATACTACACCCAGAACTATACATAGAACAATTTAAAGAATGTGGAGCGGATCATTTACATATTCATTACGAAGCTTGTATTCACTTAAATAGAACTATTTTTTCTATTAAAAAATATGGAATGAAAGTAGGAGTAGCAGTTAATCCACATACTCCAGTTATTCTTTTGAAAGATATCATTAAAGATATAGATTTTGTTTTGATAATGAGCGTAAATCCTGGGTTTAGCGGGCAAAAGTTTATTAGTCAAACTTATCAAAAGTTAAAAGATACTAAAGATTTAATCTTAAAAAAAGATTCTTCTGCATTGATAGAAGTAGATGGAGGTGTGAATTTAGAAAACGCTTCTTTATTATTCAAAAATGGCGCAGATATATTGGTAGCAGGAACTACCATTTTTTCTAATTCTAATCCAAAAAAAATTATTCATAAAATGAAATCCTCATTTGAAAATAAATAA
- a CDS encoding enoyl-ACP reductase FabI: MSYNLLKGKKGIIFGALDENSIAWKVAERAYEEKASFVLTNTPASLRMGKIYELSDKTESMIIPSDATSVIDLNILFDKTLEHFGGGIDFILHSIAMSINIRKGIHYTSLNYEFLRKGWEISAVSYHKIMQVAWNKNAMNKWGSIVALTYIASQRIFPNYGDMSDYKAYLESITRNFGYHWGVKKKVRVNTVSQSPSMTKAAKSIKGFNQFFLFSEKISPLGNASPQDCANYIVTLFSDFTRKVTMQNLYHDGGFSNTGISENIIS; the protein is encoded by the coding sequence ATGTCTTACAATCTATTGAAGGGAAAAAAAGGAATTATATTTGGTGCTTTAGATGAAAATTCTATTGCTTGGAAAGTAGCAGAACGTGCTTATGAGGAAAAAGCGTCTTTTGTCTTAACAAATACTCCTGCCTCCTTAAGAATGGGGAAAATTTATGAATTATCTGACAAAACAGAATCTATGATAATCCCGTCTGATGCGACTTCTGTTATAGATCTTAATATTCTCTTTGATAAAACATTGGAGCATTTTGGTGGTGGGATAGATTTTATCTTACATTCTATTGCTATGTCTATCAATATTAGAAAAGGAATCCATTATACCTCTCTGAATTATGAATTCTTGAGAAAAGGATGGGAAATCTCTGCGGTATCTTATCATAAAATCATGCAAGTTGCTTGGAATAAAAACGCCATGAATAAATGGGGATCTATTGTAGCATTGACATACATAGCTTCTCAAAGAATTTTTCCAAATTATGGGGACATGTCAGATTATAAAGCTTATTTGGAAAGTATTACCAGAAATTTTGGATATCATTGGGGAGTTAAAAAAAAGGTAAGAGTAAATACTGTTTCACAATCTCCTAGTATGACAAAAGCAGCAAAGTCAATTAAAGGGTTCAACCAGTTTTTTCTTTTTTCTGAAAAAATATCTCCTTTAGGAAACGCTTCTCCACAAGATTGTGCAAACTACATTGTTACACTTTTTTCCGATTTTACAAGAAAAGTAACGATGCAAAATCTATATCATGATGGAGGTTTTTCTAATACAGGAATTAGCGAAAATATTATTTCATAA